From one Lotus japonicus ecotype B-129 chromosome 3, LjGifu_v1.2 genomic stretch:
- the LOC130745812 gene encoding uncharacterized protein LOC130745812, whose product MASSISHGLVLTTAMVFSATVLYLAFSQTPHSNQPILRSCLCSEEKKKEMKRKKKRVKFAKNVMVKVVLKEEETDINDEIGEEQGKKKKKNRASSSSISSNCRNENPESRGNGMPANRMALYNGILRDRGNRVACCH is encoded by the exons ATGGCTTCTTCAATCTCACATGGTCTTGTTCTCACCACCGCTATGGTTTTCTCAGCCACTGTCCTCTATCTTGCTTTCTCTCAAACCCCTCACTCTAATCAACCAATTCTTCGCTCTTGTTTATGCTCAG aggaaaagaagaaggaaatgaaaaggaagaagaagagagtgaaATTTGCAAAAAATGTGATGGTGAAGGTGGTGCTGAAGGAAGAAGAGACAGATATTAATGATGAAATTGGAGAAGAacaggggaagaagaagaagaagaacagagcatcatcatcatcaatcagCAGCAACTGCAGAAATGAAAACCCAGAAAGCCGTGGAAATGGAATGCCAGCGAATCGAATGGCTCTGTATAACGGGATTTTGAGGGATCGTGGGAACAGGGTGGCGTGCTGTCACTGA